TCAATTCCGTTGGGAATAACTACAAAGGGAAACTCAGGGAAATAGCGCTCAAGAGACCTCACACATACCGGAGAAACCGCAATGCGCAAAGCAAGGGCCTCCATATATGGCATAAGTTTAGAGGAAAAAAGAGACATCCAAATGTTTTCGTTAAAATGCGTATGAAAAGTCCCAACCACCGGACAAGGGGCATAGCGAATACTCAACAAAGGAAGAGTGGGAGTCAAAGGAGAGTGAACATGAACAATATCAAAGTTTCCTGTGGTAAGAGTCTTTTCCAAATCTTCATTCAAACGCCGCCCGATGCTTACACAGGCATAAGAATCATTCGAATAAATGGGCACTGACTGTCCAATCTTAATGATATTTTTGGCAATTTCGCCAACATCTCGGCCAAAAGGCCCTGCTTCGGGTGTTATTATTTTGACCTCATGTCCCTGTGCTAATAGTTCTTGCGCAAAGTGGTGGACGTGTTCGGTTATGCCACCCAGGTTTGGGTAGTAGTATTCGGTAACAATAGCTATGCGCAACTTATCTCCTGGTTTTCGTTTACGTAAGCGTTGCTTAGGCCTTATGGAAAGAGGCCTATTTTTCAAAAATATCCCCATTAAAACTAGCCCTTTTAACAGGGCCCCGGTTTTTGAACGCCATATATTGAGTTTTTGTTGGACATTTGGCTGCATGGCTCTCTCCTTTTATTGTGTCAGATTTAATATAAGTTTGTGAAATTTTTTTGACCAGGGAAAAAATGAAAAAAAATTTCCAAGGTCCTTTGTAAAAAGGCCGAGATCAGTCTAGCAAGCCAACCACAAGGGATCCGTTCCTATTTTTCGTGCCAAAAAATGGGAACGGATCCTTTAAGTGACAAATTAAAAAACGGCTAATAATATGAGGCCATGTTCATAGAAAAAAAGACCATTATAGAGCTTATTGAAGGCAAAGTAGATGTATTTTCCGCCTTATTTGAGGCCAAAAAACTCAAAGAAAAGTATTTTGGAAACCAGGTCGAAACCTGCGCTATTGTAAACGCCAAAAGTGGGCGCTGCCCTTCAGACTGCAAGTTTTGTGCCCAGGCAAAAGACTATCGCACAGGCGCACCGGAATATCCTTTACTATCTGAAAAAGAACTTCTTAGCGCCATAGAAAACGCCGCTTACTCAGGGATTGACCGCTTTAGCCTGGTAACAAGCGGCATAAAACCCTCTCCCAAAGATTTAAAAAAGATTTTGGCGGTGATTGAAAAGGCGCGCGAAAAATTCCCCAAGCTCAAACTCTGTGCATCCTTAGGACAACTTGGAATAGATGAGCTTAAAGCCTTAAAAGAAGCCGGACTTTCCCGTTACCATCACAACCTTGAAACCGCAGAAAGTTTTTATCCTGAAATTTGCACTAAACAGGATTGGAGGGAAAGACTTCGCACCGCAGCCAGGGTCAAGGAAATCGGGCTTTCCCTTTGCTGCGGCGGGATCTTTGGCTTAGGAGAAAAAGCCACCCAGGTAATTGAATTTGCCGAAACTTTGAAAAAACTTGCTCCAGATTCGATCCCGGTTAATTTTTTACACCCTATTTGTGGCACTCCTCTTGAAAAGGCATCATTTCTTACCCCGCAAAAGGCCCTGGCCGTCCTCGTAGTGCTTAGATTTTTTCTGCCTGACAAGGAAATTCGTGTGTGTGGCGGAAGAGAATATAATCTTAGGGATCTTCAAGCCCTCTGTCTTTTCCCGGCCAATGCCCTGATGGTTGGCAATTATTTGACTACCCACGGGAGGAATCTAGAAACAGACAAGATTATGATTGAAGACTTAGGTTACCGCAGCAATTTAAGATAAAAGGCGGCCTAAGCCGCCTTTTATTCTTCCTTGGCCTTTTTGGCTTTCTTCTTTTTCCTGGTTTTTTTGGCCTTTTCAGGTTCTTCTTCTTGAGACGCCTCTTCTACTTCGGGGTCCCCTGGAAGAACTTCTGCATATTCTTTCTTAAAAAAGATGATACGTTGGCAAATAGGGCATTCGTAAATTTTGTCATCGCGTTGAAGCTCGTTGTAGAGCTGCGGCGGTATGTTCATGTGACAGCCATCGCAAACCGCATTCATAACAGGCACTACTGCGAGCCCGTGTCTTCGCGATTTGATAAATTCGTAGCGCTTAAGCAAATTGGTCGGAATCTTGTTAGCAATGCTTTCACGCTCTTTCCAGATGCCGTCTCTTTCTTTGTCAAGTTCAGCACACTTGGCGTCGTATTTCGCCCTTTCCTCTTCGACTTTTTTCTCAAGATCGCCGATTTCTTTTTTAACTTCCTCTTTTTTCTTAGAGAGTTCTTCAACGCGTTCCATCATGTGAATGAGTTCTTCTTCTCGCTTTTTGTTGGCCTTTTTAATTTCTTCTATCTCTTTTAAAAGGGCCTGATACTCCCGCTGGGCCTTGACTTCCATAAGCCTCGTCTGACTTTTTTTAAGACGCTGATACTCCTGCTCGAGCTCTTCTTCAAATTTCCGACGCTGAAATTGCAACTCTTCAATCTCATTCTCTAGGGCTTGAAGTTCTTTTTTCTTTTGAGCTAAAGCTTCTTCTGCGGCCTTAAGAGACTCTGGAAATTCTTCCTTGGCCTTATCAAGTGATAAAATTTTAAGGTCAATCTCTTGAAGCTTGATTAGATTTACAATTTCCTCCCGCACTATTTACCTCCTCTTCATTAAAATACCGGTAAAAAGGGTGATTTTTCTTTTAAAACAAAAACTTCAAGGTCTAAATCCCTTGCAGCAGCCCATGACTTTATAAACTCTGCCATTTGGGGCACGATAAAGATTTCAGACTCAAAATGCCCACAGGAAATAAGGCTAAGGCCCAAGGTTTCTGCCTCGCGCGCCTGATGGTACTTGACTTCCGCCGTAATATAAACCTCTGCACCACGGTCATAAGCCCTTTTAAAAAGTTCGCCTCCTGCCCCTGCACAAAGGGCTACTTTTCTTACGAGTTTTTGGGGATCTCCCACCATAAAAACAGCCTTTGATTGCAAAACCTCTGAAACTTTAAGGGCAAGCTCTCGCAAAGTAATTTCCAGAGGCAGCAGGCCCACCCTTCCCAGACCAACCTTGGCATCTCTGGTCTCTAAAGGCAAAACATCAAAGGGCACTTCTTCGTAGGGATGAATTTCTTTAATTTTCGAAATAATCTTTGGGAGTTGATAGCCAGGGACCAGAAATTCAAGCTTGGTTTCAGGGACTACGTTTAGTTTTCCGCTCTCACCCACAAAAGGTTTAGCATCTTCTTCAGGGAAAAAACTCCCTTTACCTTCCACCGCAAAAGAGCAAGCATAGTATTTGCCCCGAAAAGAAGTCTTTTCTTCGAGTAAAATTTGCCTGATCTTTTCTTCATAACCCTTGGGGACATAAAGAGAAACAAGATACTTGGCGGCACCTTTGCTTGGAAGTATGGCACGCTCGACTTTTAGGTGAAGAAGCTTTGCCAAAATGTCGCTTACGCCTTCCTGCGCAGCATCGAGGTTAGTGTGAAGAGAAATAAGGGAAATATTTTTTTCACAAAGTGTTTTTATAGCACTTCCTGGCCAGCTATCCCAGCAAATATTTTTGATACTTTTAAACAAGAAAGGATGGTGGGTAACAAGGCAATCTAAGCCGTAAGAAATCGCCTGAGAGAGGGTCTGTGGGGTAAGATCAAGGGCAAAACCGAGCTTTTTGACTTTTGCTTTTAAAGAACCGAGCTGAAGACCAACGTTATCCCAATCTTCAGCCAGCGTGTTTGGTGTCCATTCTTCAAAAGCTCT
Above is a window of Thermodesulfatator atlanticus DSM 21156 DNA encoding:
- a CDS encoding Nif3-like dinuclear metal center hexameric protein — translated: MATTVEEITRAFEEWTPNTLAEDWDNVGLQLGSLKAKVKKLGFALDLTPQTLSQAISYGLDCLVTHHPFLFKSIKNICWDSWPGSAIKTLCEKNISLISLHTNLDAAQEGVSDILAKLLHLKVERAILPSKGAAKYLVSLYVPKGYEEKIRQILLEEKTSFRGKYYACSFAVEGKGSFFPEEDAKPFVGESGKLNVVPETKLEFLVPGYQLPKIISKIKEIHPYEEVPFDVLPLETRDAKVGLGRVGLLPLEITLRELALKVSEVLQSKAVFMVGDPQKLVRKVALCAGAGGELFKRAYDRGAEVYITAEVKYHQAREAETLGLSLISCGHFESEIFIVPQMAEFIKSWAAARDLDLEVFVLKEKSPFLPVF
- a CDS encoding glycosyltransferase family 4 protein; the encoded protein is MQPNVQQKLNIWRSKTGALLKGLVLMGIFLKNRPLSIRPKQRLRKRKPGDKLRIAIVTEYYYPNLGGITEHVHHFAQELLAQGHEVKIITPEAGPFGRDVGEIAKNIIKIGQSVPIYSNDSYACVSIGRRLNEDLEKTLTTGNFDIVHVHSPLTPTLPLLSIRYAPCPVVGTFHTHFNENIWMSLFSSKLMPYMEALALRIAVSPVCVRSLERYFPEFPFVVIPNGIDVDWYNPKQDPIPSFADGFFNILYVGRFDPRNGLDILIEAFEILAAKYPRLRLIIIGYGPLEPAYRKMVPEWLKERIIFVGRVDEERPAYFRAAHVLCFPAKKGSFGITLLEAMASGVPVVTTDIEGFRFVMENGKHGLMVPEEEGVSGYVRALEYLIKNPEAREGMGRAARLRAEEFSWPRVAAKVLDNYYQILA
- a CDS encoding zinc ribbon domain-containing protein — protein: MREEIVNLIKLQEIDLKILSLDKAKEEFPESLKAAEEALAQKKKELQALENEIEELQFQRRKFEEELEQEYQRLKKSQTRLMEVKAQREYQALLKEIEEIKKANKKREEELIHMMERVEELSKKKEEVKKEIGDLEKKVEEERAKYDAKCAELDKERDGIWKERESIANKIPTNLLKRYEFIKSRRHGLAVVPVMNAVCDGCHMNIPPQLYNELQRDDKIYECPICQRIIFFKKEYAEVLPGDPEVEEASQEEEPEKAKKTRKKKKAKKAKEE
- the bioB gene encoding biotin synthase BioB, producing MFIEKKTIIELIEGKVDVFSALFEAKKLKEKYFGNQVETCAIVNAKSGRCPSDCKFCAQAKDYRTGAPEYPLLSEKELLSAIENAAYSGIDRFSLVTSGIKPSPKDLKKILAVIEKAREKFPKLKLCASLGQLGIDELKALKEAGLSRYHHNLETAESFYPEICTKQDWRERLRTAARVKEIGLSLCCGGIFGLGEKATQVIEFAETLKKLAPDSIPVNFLHPICGTPLEKASFLTPQKALAVLVVLRFFLPDKEIRVCGGREYNLRDLQALCLFPANALMVGNYLTTHGRNLETDKIMIEDLGYRSNLR